The Gimibacter soli genome includes a region encoding these proteins:
- a CDS encoding helix-turn-helix domain-containing protein: MNDEKMTVGTKLKMAREARSRSLDEMACELCLRRNFLEAIERDDISALPEPTFAAGFVRSYAKALGLDGAAMAADFRTEHGLSVAQPIVIPPQMAAPKRALPRWFSSTAGLALALGAWFTVSSGLATYQTAEVLPHDREAIERAELDEVKSRLAETSPETAAADSAPATGAETAPATEGQSAPVMETPAPLEQYADARPFFARRTPPTSIFPAAVASEGPASTLSPNALMISATEDSWVRLEGVDGSEVWSGVLKEGETFRPAVSGGAIFLTTSNAGGVSISFQNQALGPLGERGEIIAGLRLDASRVPATQG, from the coding sequence ATGAACGACGAAAAGATGACCGTCGGCACAAAATTGAAAATGGCACGCGAAGCCCGGAGCCGCTCGCTTGACGAGATGGCCTGTGAGCTGTGCCTGCGCCGCAATTTTCTGGAAGCCATCGAACGCGATGACATCTCCGCCTTGCCGGAGCCGACGTTTGCCGCTGGCTTTGTACGCAGTTATGCGAAGGCCCTCGGTCTGGATGGCGCCGCTATGGCCGCCGACTTCCGCACCGAGCATGGCCTGAGCGTTGCGCAACCCATCGTGATCCCGCCGCAGATGGCAGCGCCGAAGCGCGCCCTGCCGCGCTGGTTCAGCTCCACCGCCGGCCTTGCCCTCGCGCTTGGCGCCTGGTTCACGGTTTCGAGCGGGCTTGCAACCTACCAGACGGCTGAAGTGCTGCCGCATGACCGCGAAGCGATCGAGCGCGCCGAGCTTGACGAGGTGAAATCGCGCCTCGCCGAAACCTCGCCTGAAACTGCCGCCGCGGATAGCGCCCCGGCAACCGGCGCCGAGACGGCGCCTGCCACCGAAGGCCAGTCGGCACCGGTGATGGAAACCCCGGCACCGCTTGAGCAATATGCCGATGCACGGCCCTTCTTTGCGCGCCGCACGCCGCCCACATCGATCTTCCCGGCCGCTGTGGCATCGGAAGGCCCGGCCTCGACCCTGTCGCCCAATGCGCTGATGATCAGTGCCACGGAAGACAGCTGGGTCCGCCTTGAAGGTGTCGATGGCTCGGAAGTCTGGTCCGGTGTGCTGAAGGAAGGCGAGACCTTCCGTCCGGCGGTATCGGGTGGCGCCATTTTCCTGACCACCAGCAATGCCGGCGGGGTCAGCATCAGCTTCCAGAACCAGGCCCTTGGCCCCCTTGGCGAGCGCGGCGAGATTATCGCCGGTCTCCGCCTTGATGCCAGCCGTGTTCCGGCGACGCAGGGCTGA
- the hisS gene encoding histidine--tRNA ligase, whose protein sequence is MSKLQPARGTRDLFGEDMRRMQKVIDTFRKVGLAYGFEDLATPIFEFTEVFKRPLGDASDIVSKEMYTFTDRGGEEVTLRPEFTAGVCRAFISNGMQQNLPCRLMSHGPVFRYERPQKGRYRQFHQINAELLGPADPEADVDMLALAWRILKTLGISKDVVLHLNTLGDVESRAAYRDALVTYFSAHKDKLSEDSQRRLTTNPLRILDSKDEGDRVLVADAPNMSQFLNEASLDFFNRVKAGLEAVGVPYVHDERLVRGLDYYTHTAFEFVTSQLGAQGTVLAGGRYDGLIAQLGGPATAGIGWAGGIERLSMLLAQDPGTPRSTIVLPMGDAATVKAFVVAEALRDAGHLVTQDRSGNLGKRLTRAAKANARYAVILGDSELEKGVAVVKDLDSGDQREIALAELAASLEA, encoded by the coding sequence GTGTCCAAACTGCAACCGGCGCGGGGCACGCGCGACCTTTTTGGCGAAGACATGCGGCGCATGCAGAAGGTGATCGACACCTTCCGCAAGGTCGGCCTTGCCTATGGCTTTGAAGACCTCGCCACTCCGATTTTCGAATTCACCGAAGTGTTCAAACGCCCCTTGGGGGATGCCTCCGATATCGTCTCCAAGGAGATGTACACCTTCACCGACCGTGGCGGCGAGGAAGTGACCCTGCGCCCCGAATTCACGGCGGGCGTCTGCCGCGCTTTCATCTCGAACGGCATGCAGCAGAACCTGCCGTGCCGCCTGATGAGCCATGGCCCCGTGTTCCGGTACGAGCGCCCGCAGAAGGGCCGCTACCGCCAGTTCCACCAGATCAATGCCGAGCTTCTGGGGCCTGCTGATCCCGAAGCTGACGTTGACATGCTGGCCCTCGCCTGGCGCATCCTCAAAACGCTTGGCATTTCGAAAGACGTGGTGCTGCACCTGAATACGCTCGGTGACGTTGAAAGCCGCGCGGCATACCGCGACGCTCTCGTCACCTATTTCAGCGCGCACAAGGACAAGCTTTCCGAAGACAGCCAGCGCCGCCTGACGACGAACCCCTTGCGCATTCTGGACAGCAAGGACGAGGGCGACCGCGTGCTGGTAGCGGATGCCCCCAATATGTCGCAGTTCCTGAACGAAGCCTCGCTCGATTTCTTCAACCGAGTGAAAGCCGGCCTCGAAGCCGTTGGCGTGCCCTATGTGCATGACGAGCGCCTTGTGCGTGGCCTTGATTATTATACCCACACGGCGTTCGAGTTCGTGACCTCGCAGCTCGGTGCGCAGGGCACGGTGCTGGCGGGTGGTCGCTATGACGGCCTTATCGCCCAGCTTGGCGGCCCTGCAACGGCAGGGATCGGCTGGGCCGGCGGGATCGAGCGCCTGTCGATGCTGCTGGCGCAAGACCCCGGCACCCCGCGCAGCACTATCGTGCTGCCGATGGGGGACGCCGCCACGGTGAAGGCTTTTGTTGTGGCCGAAGCCCTGCGCGATGCCGGCCATCTGGTCACGCAGGACCGTTCCGGCAACCTCGGCAAGCGCCTCACCCGTGCTGCCAAGGCCAATGCCCGTTATGCGGTGATCCTTGGCGATAGCGAGCTTGAGAAGGGCGTGGCGGTTGTGAAAGACCTCGACAGCGGCGACCAGCGCGAGATCGCACTCGCCGAGCTTGCGGCATCACTGGAGGCCTGA
- the ispG gene encoding flavodoxin-dependent (E)-4-hydroxy-3-methylbut-2-enyl-diphosphate synthase, with translation MSIRPWRDISRRKSRQIMVGNVPVGGDAPIAVQTMTNTLTSDAKATIEQIHKAVEAGADLVRVSCPDEASTAAMPEICREAGVPIIADIHFHYKRALEAADAGAACLRINPGNIGSAERVKEVVRAAKANGCSMRIGVNGGSLERHLLEKYGEPCPEALVESALEHARILEDNDFREFKISVKASDVFLAVASYYGLADACDYPLHLGITEAGGLRGGTVKSAIGIGSLLWAGIGDTIRVSLSAEPVEEVKAGFEILKSLGLRHRGVRIVSCPSCARQAFPVIKTVELLEERLAHIHTPLSLSIIGCVVNGPGEARETDIGLTGGGQGNHMVYLSGVTDHKITDDRLVDHIVELVEAKAAEIDAAAKAAE, from the coding sequence ATGAGCATCCGTCCGTGGAGAGACATCAGCCGCCGCAAATCGCGCCAGATCATGGTCGGCAACGTGCCGGTCGGTGGCGACGCGCCGATTGCCGTGCAGACGATGACGAACACGCTGACCTCCGACGCCAAGGCGACGATCGAACAGATCCACAAGGCGGTGGAAGCCGGCGCCGATCTCGTGCGCGTTTCCTGCCCCGATGAGGCCAGCACCGCCGCGATGCCGGAAATCTGCCGCGAGGCGGGTGTGCCGATCATCGCCGATATCCATTTCCATTATAAGCGCGCCCTAGAAGCGGCTGACGCCGGTGCCGCGTGCTTGCGCATCAACCCCGGCAACATCGGCTCTGCCGAGCGCGTGAAGGAGGTCGTTCGCGCCGCCAAGGCAAACGGCTGCTCGATGCGGATCGGCGTGAACGGCGGCTCGCTCGAACGTCACCTCCTTGAGAAATACGGCGAGCCGTGCCCCGAAGCGCTGGTCGAAAGTGCGCTCGAGCATGCCCGTATCCTTGAGGACAACGACTTCCGCGAATTCAAGATCAGCGTGAAGGCCTCGGACGTATTCCTCGCGGTTGCCTCCTATTACGGCCTCGCCGACGCTTGCGATTATCCGCTGCACCTCGGCATCACCGAAGCCGGCGGCCTGCGCGGTGGTACGGTCAAGTCCGCCATCGGCATCGGTTCGCTCCTCTGGGCCGGGATCGGTGACACGATCCGCGTTTCGCTGTCGGCGGAACCGGTCGAGGAAGTCAAAGCCGGCTTCGAAATCCTGAAGTCGCTGGGCCTGCGCCACCGCGGTGTGCGCATCGTTTCCTGCCCGTCCTGTGCGCGGCAGGCTTTCCCGGTAATCAAGACGGTGGAACTGCTGGAAGAACGCCTTGCGCATATCCATACGCCCCTCAGTCTGTCGATCATCGGCTGTGTGGTGAACGGCCCCGGCGAAGCGCGGGAGACCGATATCGGCCTCACCGGCGGCGGGCAGGGCAACCATATGGTTTATCTGTCGGGCGTCACCGACCACAAGATCACCGATGACCGGCTCGTTGACCATATTGTCGAGCTTGTCGAGGCCAAGGCGGCCGAAATCGACGCGGCAGCCAAAGCTGCCGAATAG
- the prfA gene encoding peptide chain release factor 1: MATISDERIEQLLVRYDYLAHQLGDPSAHSSAEFVKLSKEYADLGPVVDAARAVKAARLELVDLKDMLKSGDAEMRELAEEELVALKDRLPDMEHDLSIELLPKDSADERSAILEIRAGTGGDEAALFAGDLYRMYERYASLQGWKVEMISASQAEVGGFKEVIASVSGKGVFAKFKFESGVHRVQRVPVTESGGRIHTSAATVAVLPEAEDVDIEIREQDIRIDTMRSSGAGGQHVNTTDSAVRITHLPTGIVVTQSEKSQHKNRDKAMKILRARLYDLEREKAAKERSDARAAQVGSGDRSERIRTYNFPQGRVTDHRIGLTLHKLELVLSGDALGEVIDALIGEDQAARLSAMEAAL, encoded by the coding sequence ATGGCGACGATCAGCGACGAGCGGATCGAGCAGCTTCTGGTCCGCTATGATTATCTCGCCCACCAGTTGGGTGACCCGTCGGCGCATTCATCCGCCGAGTTCGTGAAGCTTTCGAAAGAGTATGCCGACCTTGGCCCCGTCGTGGACGCAGCCAGGGCGGTGAAGGCCGCGCGGCTGGAGCTTGTCGACCTGAAGGACATGCTGAAATCCGGTGACGCCGAGATGCGCGAGCTCGCGGAAGAAGAGCTTGTTGCCCTGAAGGACCGCTTGCCGGATATGGAGCATGATCTGTCGATCGAGCTTCTGCCCAAGGATTCTGCCGACGAGCGTTCCGCCATCCTTGAAATCCGTGCAGGCACTGGCGGCGATGAAGCTGCCCTGTTCGCGGGCGACCTTTACCGCATGTACGAACGCTACGCGTCCCTGCAGGGCTGGAAGGTCGAGATGATCTCAGCATCGCAAGCCGAGGTTGGCGGCTTCAAGGAAGTGATTGCCAGTGTTTCGGGCAAGGGCGTGTTCGCCAAGTTCAAGTTTGAATCCGGTGTGCACCGCGTGCAGCGTGTACCGGTGACGGAATCGGGCGGGCGTATCCATACCTCCGCCGCGACCGTGGCTGTGCTGCCGGAAGCCGAGGATGTGGATATCGAAATCCGCGAGCAGGATATCCGGATCGATACTATGCGTTCGTCGGGTGCCGGTGGCCAGCACGTCAACACGACCGATTCCGCCGTGCGCATCACCCACTTGCCGACCGGCATTGTGGTGACGCAGTCGGAAAAGTCGCAGCACAAGAACCGCGACAAGGCGATGAAGATCCTGCGCGCCCGGCTTTATGATCTGGAACGCGAAAAGGCCGCCAAGGAGCGCTCGGATGCCCGTGCCGCCCAGGTCGGATCGGGTGATCGGTCCGAACGCATCCGCACCTACAATTTCCCGCAAGGCCGGGTGACCGATCACCGGATCGGTCTCACGCTCCACAAGCTCGAGCTCG